In Nicotiana tabacum cultivar K326 chromosome 19, ASM71507v2, whole genome shotgun sequence, one DNA window encodes the following:
- the LOC107758986 gene encoding NAP1-related protein 2 isoform X2, which translates to MMDPNKGKKQKVDEENSNIIYSEVVTSIDKLQEIQDELEKINEEASDKVLKVEQEYSEIRKPVYDKRNYIIKAIPDFWLTAFLAHPVLGRLLNEEDLKIFKFLSSIEVEDSKDVKSGYLITFNFNANPYFGNKKLSKTYTFLEDGPTTISGTTIKWEKGMGIPNVVAHKKKGKKRSRDKESSGHPCSVAFPLGVSISFFTWFSEVTQKDEDEALEIQDEVADIIKDDLWPNPLSYFENDPDEENFDSDEGKDSDSSEDEEDEFSDVSY; encoded by the exons ATGATGGACCCTAACAAAGGGAAGAAACAGAAAGTGGATGAAGAAAATAGCAACATCATTTATAGTGAGGTCGTTACTTCCATTGACAAATTGCAAGAAATACAAGACGAGCTTGAGAAG ATCAATGAGGAAGCAAGTGATAAAGTATTGAAAGTGGAACAGGAGTACAGTGAGATCCGCAAGCCTGTCTATGATAAACGAAACTACATCATTAAAGCTATCCCGGACTTTTGGTTAACTGCT TTTTTGGCTCATCCTGTCCTAGGTAGGCTTCTAAATGAAGAAGACCTAAAG ATCTTCAAGTTTCTAAGTTCTATTGAAGTTGAAGACTCTAAAGATGTGAAGTCAGGCTACTTGATAACCTTT AACTTCAATGCGAATCcttattttggaaataaaaaGCTCTCAAAGACCTATACCTTCCTTGAAGATGGACCCACAACGATTTCTGGTACGAcaataaaatgggaaaaaggcATG GGCATTCCTAATGTAGTTGCAcataagaagaaaggaaaaaagcgATCTCGTGATAAGGAAAG TTCTGGTCATCCTTGCTCAGTTGCTTTCCCTCTTGGGGTTTCTATCAGCTTTTTTACATGGTTCAGTGAAGTCACTCAAAAAGATGAGGATGAGGCCCTAGAGATTCAGGATGAG GTTGCTGACATAATTAAGGATGACTTGTGGCCGAACCCGCTCAGTTATTTTGAGAAT GACCCTGATGAAGAAAATTTTGATAGTGATGAG GGAAAGGACAGTGACAGCTCTGAAGACGAAGAGGATGAGTTTAGTGATGTGTCTTATTGA
- the LOC142173375 gene encoding secreted RxLR effector protein 161-like, giving the protein MIGSLMYLTASRPGIIFSVGLCGRFQANPKESHVKLVGGTLRYLKEIPDLCLWYPRGYTFDLVGYANADYVGFHVDRKSTFGAAHFLGSYLVSRGTNKYNLVALSKAEVDWTDDEEDEDTNKEVEVEGEKEHHSEEKKSENEEE; this is encoded by the exons ATGATTGGATCACTTATGTATCTCACTGCAAGCAGACCTGGCATTATATTTAGTGTAGGTCTATGTGGAAGGTTTCAggcaaatcccaaggaatctcatgTAAAGTTAGTCGGAGGAACACTTAGATACCTGAAAGAAATTCCTGACTTATGCCTGTGGTATCCAAGAGGATATACTTTTGACTTAGTTGGTTATGCTAATGCTGACTATGTAGGTTTTCATGTTGACAGAAAAAGCACTTTTGGAGCAGCTCACTTTCTAGGTTCTTATCTTGTGTCCCGGGGAACAAATAAGTATAACTTAGTGGCCTTATCTAAAGCTGAAGTAGA TTGGactgatgatgaggaagatgaggaTACCAATAAAGAGGTAGAAGTGGAAGGTGAGAAAGAACACCATTCAGAAGAGAAGAAAAGTGAGAATGAGGAAGAATAA
- the LOC107758986 gene encoding NAP1-related protein 2 isoform X4, whose protein sequence is MMDPNKGKKQKVDEENSNIIYSEVVTSIDKLQEIQDELEKINEEASDKVLKVEQEYSEIRKPVYDKRNYIIKAIPDFWLTAFLAHPVLGRLLNEEDLKIFKFLSSIEVEDSKDVKSGYLITFNFNANPYFGNKKLSKTYTFLEDGPTTISGTTIKWEKGMGIPNVVAHKKKGKKRSRDKESFFTWFSEVTQKDEDEALEIQDEVADIIKDDLWPNPLSYFENDPDEENFDSDEGKDSDSSEDEEDEFSDVSY, encoded by the exons ATGATGGACCCTAACAAAGGGAAGAAACAGAAAGTGGATGAAGAAAATAGCAACATCATTTATAGTGAGGTCGTTACTTCCATTGACAAATTGCAAGAAATACAAGACGAGCTTGAGAAG ATCAATGAGGAAGCAAGTGATAAAGTATTGAAAGTGGAACAGGAGTACAGTGAGATCCGCAAGCCTGTCTATGATAAACGAAACTACATCATTAAAGCTATCCCGGACTTTTGGTTAACTGCT TTTTTGGCTCATCCTGTCCTAGGTAGGCTTCTAAATGAAGAAGACCTAAAG ATCTTCAAGTTTCTAAGTTCTATTGAAGTTGAAGACTCTAAAGATGTGAAGTCAGGCTACTTGATAACCTTT AACTTCAATGCGAATCcttattttggaaataaaaaGCTCTCAAAGACCTATACCTTCCTTGAAGATGGACCCACAACGATTTCTGGTACGAcaataaaatgggaaaaaggcATG GGCATTCCTAATGTAGTTGCAcataagaagaaaggaaaaaagcgATCTCGTGATAAGGAAAG CTTTTTTACATGGTTCAGTGAAGTCACTCAAAAAGATGAGGATGAGGCCCTAGAGATTCAGGATGAG GTTGCTGACATAATTAAGGATGACTTGTGGCCGAACCCGCTCAGTTATTTTGAGAAT GACCCTGATGAAGAAAATTTTGATAGTGATGAG GGAAAGGACAGTGACAGCTCTGAAGACGAAGAGGATGAGTTTAGTGATGTGTCTTATTGA
- the LOC107758986 gene encoding NAP1-related protein 2 isoform X3: MMDPNKGKKQKVDEENSNIIYSEVVTSIDKLQEIQDELEKINEEASDKVLKVEQEYSEIRKPVYDKRNYIIKAIPDFWLTAFLAHPVLGRLLNEEDLKIFKFLSSIEVEDSKDVKSGYLITFNFNANPYFGNKKLSKTYTFLEDGPTTISGTTIKWEKGMGIPNVVAHKKKGKKRSRDKESFFTWFSEVTQKDEDEALEIQDEVADIIKDDLWPNPLSYFENDPDEENFDSDEILVNGARMLNTFLLLIIPGEELNESD; encoded by the exons ATGATGGACCCTAACAAAGGGAAGAAACAGAAAGTGGATGAAGAAAATAGCAACATCATTTATAGTGAGGTCGTTACTTCCATTGACAAATTGCAAGAAATACAAGACGAGCTTGAGAAG ATCAATGAGGAAGCAAGTGATAAAGTATTGAAAGTGGAACAGGAGTACAGTGAGATCCGCAAGCCTGTCTATGATAAACGAAACTACATCATTAAAGCTATCCCGGACTTTTGGTTAACTGCT TTTTTGGCTCATCCTGTCCTAGGTAGGCTTCTAAATGAAGAAGACCTAAAG ATCTTCAAGTTTCTAAGTTCTATTGAAGTTGAAGACTCTAAAGATGTGAAGTCAGGCTACTTGATAACCTTT AACTTCAATGCGAATCcttattttggaaataaaaaGCTCTCAAAGACCTATACCTTCCTTGAAGATGGACCCACAACGATTTCTGGTACGAcaataaaatgggaaaaaggcATG GGCATTCCTAATGTAGTTGCAcataagaagaaaggaaaaaagcgATCTCGTGATAAGGAAAG CTTTTTTACATGGTTCAGTGAAGTCACTCAAAAAGATGAGGATGAGGCCCTAGAGATTCAGGATGAG GTTGCTGACATAATTAAGGATGACTTGTGGCCGAACCCGCTCAGTTATTTTGAGAAT GACCCTGATGAAGAAAATTTTGATAGTGATGAG ATTCTCGTGAATGGGGCGCGAATGTTGAATACTTTCCTACTGTTGATTATACCAGGGGAAGAACTGAATGAGAGTGATTAA
- the LOC107758986 gene encoding NAP1-related protein 2 isoform X1: MMDPNKGKKQKVDEENSNIIYSEVVTSIDKLQEIQDELEKINEEASDKVLKVEQEYSEIRKPVYDKRNYIIKAIPDFWLTAFLAHPVLGRLLNEEDLKIFKFLSSIEVEDSKDVKSGYLITFNFNANPYFGNKKLSKTYTFLEDGPTTISGTTIKWEKGMGIPNVVAHKKKGKKRSRDKESSGHPCSVAFPLGVSISFFTWFSEVTQKDEDEALEIQDEVADIIKDDLWPNPLSYFENDPDEENFDSDEILVNGARMLNTFLLLIIPGEELNESD; the protein is encoded by the exons ATGATGGACCCTAACAAAGGGAAGAAACAGAAAGTGGATGAAGAAAATAGCAACATCATTTATAGTGAGGTCGTTACTTCCATTGACAAATTGCAAGAAATACAAGACGAGCTTGAGAAG ATCAATGAGGAAGCAAGTGATAAAGTATTGAAAGTGGAACAGGAGTACAGTGAGATCCGCAAGCCTGTCTATGATAAACGAAACTACATCATTAAAGCTATCCCGGACTTTTGGTTAACTGCT TTTTTGGCTCATCCTGTCCTAGGTAGGCTTCTAAATGAAGAAGACCTAAAG ATCTTCAAGTTTCTAAGTTCTATTGAAGTTGAAGACTCTAAAGATGTGAAGTCAGGCTACTTGATAACCTTT AACTTCAATGCGAATCcttattttggaaataaaaaGCTCTCAAAGACCTATACCTTCCTTGAAGATGGACCCACAACGATTTCTGGTACGAcaataaaatgggaaaaaggcATG GGCATTCCTAATGTAGTTGCAcataagaagaaaggaaaaaagcgATCTCGTGATAAGGAAAG TTCTGGTCATCCTTGCTCAGTTGCTTTCCCTCTTGGGGTTTCTATCAGCTTTTTTACATGGTTCAGTGAAGTCACTCAAAAAGATGAGGATGAGGCCCTAGAGATTCAGGATGAG GTTGCTGACATAATTAAGGATGACTTGTGGCCGAACCCGCTCAGTTATTTTGAGAAT GACCCTGATGAAGAAAATTTTGATAGTGATGAG ATTCTCGTGAATGGGGCGCGAATGTTGAATACTTTCCTACTGTTGATTATACCAGGGGAAGAACTGAATGAGAGTGATTAA